A genomic segment from Toxotes jaculatrix isolate fToxJac2 chromosome 6, fToxJac2.pri, whole genome shotgun sequence encodes:
- the crlf1b gene encoding cytokine receptor-like factor 1b → MLCIMFLLLLVVPQVLFSTTHVAVISPQDPVLRIGSSLTATCTLSPELGLHAGTLYWTLNGMRLSSSTYSLVSSDILSVTLHNLNGSQQQSGDNLVCHGADGHVLAGSCLYVGMPPEKPVNLTCWSRNTKDLSCRWSPGGAGETHIRTKYTLKYKLRWYGREKECENYSSGKQRYSCYIPRNLALFTPYEIWVEATNQLGSATSDITTLDILDVVTTDPPANVQVSRVGDLDDQLTVRWASPPELKDILFQAKYQIRYRLEDSAEWKVVDDVGNQTSCRLAGLRPGTVYFVQVRCNPVGIYGSRKAGIWSDWSHPTAASTPSSERLQSGSCDPKPGEQNSTLRRELKQFFGWVRKHAYGCSGMSIKLYDQWRVWLQKSHKTRNQVGKHNLSFHWHC, encoded by the exons ATGCTTTGCATAATGTTTCTACTCCTCCTCGTTGTTCCTCAGGTGTTGTTCTCCACGACAC ACGTCGCAGTGATCTCCCCTCAGGATCCAGTCCTGCGTATCGGCTCCAGTCTGACAGCCACGTGCACGCTGAGCCCTGAGCTCGGCCTCCACGCCGGCACATTGTACTGGACGCTGAACGGGATGCGTCTGTCCAGCAGCACCTACAGCTTGGTGTCCTCCGACATCCTGAGCGTCACTCTTCACAACCTGAACGGCTcccagcagcagtctggagaCAACCTGGTGTGTCACGGAGCAGATGGACACGTCCTGGCCGGTTCTTGTCTCTATGTGGGCA TGCCTCCAGAAAAACCGGTCAATTTAACATGTTGGTCCCGCAACACAAAGGACTTGAGCTGCAGGTGGAGTCCAGGGGGGGCGGGTGAAACCCACATCCGAACCAAATACACCCTCAAGTACAAATTGAG GTGGTacgggagagagaaggagtgtgaaAATTACAGCTCCGGGAAGCAGCGTTACTCCTGCTACATCCCCCGCAACCTCGCCCTCTTCACCCCGTATGAGATCTGGGTGGAGGCGACCAATCAGCTGGGCTCTGCCACCTCTGACATCACCACCCTGGATATCCTGGATGTAG TGACCACAGACCCTCCTGCCAACGTGCAGGTGAGCCGAGTGGGCGACCTCGACGACCAGCTGACGGTCCGCTGGGCCAGCCCCCCCGAGCTCAAGGACATCCTTTTTCAGGCCAAATATCAGATCCGCTACAGGCTGGAGGACAGCGCTGAATGGAAG gtggtGGATGATGTTGGTAACCAGACATCGTGTCGGCTGGCTGGCCTTCGGCCCGGGACTGTCTATTTTGTCCAAGTGAGGTGCAACCCAGTGGGCATCTATGGCTCCAGGAAGGCTGGCATCTGGAGTGACTGGAGCCACCCGACCGCCGCCTCCACTCCCAGCAGTG AGCGTCTGCAGAGTGGCTCGTGTGATCCTAAGCCCGGGGAGCAGAATTCCACCCTGCGGCGCGAACTCAAGCAGTTCTTCGGCTGGGTCCGCAAGCACGCGTACGGCTGCAGCGGCATGTCGATCAAACTGTACGATCAGTGGCGGGTGTGGCTGCAGAAATCGCACAAAACGCGCAACCAGGTAGGTAAGCACAATCTCTCTTTTCATTGGCACTGCTGA
- the rex1bd gene encoding required for excision 1-B domain-containing protein, translating to MLPTDFKGLIQRFYHLQSERVETYQLFEEGHEAYLRTGPHYDFDHYRQLVHEITQAFCGISKEVLEIKERLHHDFDRPDLSEHIEKLQSKEKQKLELTAKLQLARQRAQDHPEDEGCQEQIQEIKHEIIKNKEALSEIMQDFKYDSEECD from the exons ATG CTTCCTACAGACTTTAAAGGCCTGATCCAGAGGTTTTATCACCTTCAGTCTGAGCGGGTGGAGACGTATCAGCTCTTTGAAGA AGGACATGAGGCCTATTTGAGGACAGGCCCTCATTATGACTTCGACCACTACAGGCAGCTGGTCCATGAGATAACACAGGCCTTCTGCGGCATCTCCAAGGAAGTGCTTGAGATCAAGGAGAGGCTGCACCATGACTTTGACAGACCAGACCTCTCTGAGCACATTGAAAAGCTGCAAAGCAAAGAGAAGCAGAAACTTGAACTG ACAGCCAAGCTGCAGCTGGCCAGGCAGCGGGCCCAGGATCACCCGGAGGACGAGGGCTGTCAAGAACAGATTCAGGAGATCAAGCACGA AATCATCAAGAACAAAGAGGCTCTGAGTGAGATCATGCAGGACTTTAAGTATGACTCAGAGGAGTGTGATTGA
- the fam78bb gene encoding protein FAM78B isoform X1: MHGLIVLILVESQSAVLFPRPVGLTWLLLTITVTCTDMGCIQSIACNKSRIKRENIVVYDLSATIDHCPTVIEENSPIVLRYKTPYFKASARIVMPPIPRNETWVVGWIQACTQMEFYNTYGDVGMSSWELPQLREGLVRAISDSDGVSYPWYGNTTETVTIVGPTSKPSRFVVSMNDNFYPSVTWAVPVSESNTPLLTNIKRDQSFTTWLVALNTTSREKILLHTIKWRMRVDIAVDPSMPLGSRARLVGRVHQDQPRVLTRMEPIPPNATGRPNANDAQVLMWRPRRGPPLVVIPPK; encoded by the exons ATGCACGGCCTCATAGTGTTGATACTGGTCGAGTCCCAGTCAGCTGTGCTGTTCCCCAGGCCTGTCGGGCTCACTTGGCTGCTCCTGACCATCACCGTCACCTGCACAGACATGGGCTGCATCCAGAGCATAGCCTGTAACAAGTCACGCATCAAACGAGAAAACATAGTGGTGTACGACCTGTCCGCCACCATAGACCACTGCCCGACCGTCATTGAGGAGAACTCGCCTATAGTGCTTCGGTACAAGACACCCTACTTTAAAGCCTCGGCGCGGATTGTGATGCCCCCCATCCCGCGCAATGAGACATGGGTGGTGGGCTGGATCCAGGCGTGCACCCAGATGGAATTTTACAACACCTATGGAGACGTCGGCAT GTCGAGCTGGGAGCTGCCTCAGCTGAGAGAAGGCCTGGTGAGGGCCATCAGCGACTCAGACGGCGTGAGCTACCCCTGGTATGGAAATACAACAGAGACTGTCACCATAGTGGGCCCCACCTCCAAGCCGTCCCGCTTCGTCGTCAGTATGAATGACAATTTCTATCCAAGTGTCACCTGGGCTGTGCCGGTTAGTGAATCCAACACGCCCTTACTGACTAACATCAAAAGGGACCAGAGCTTCACCACCTGGCTGGTGGCACTCAACACCACGTCCAGGGAAAAGATCCTGCTTCACACCATCAAGTGGAGGATGAGGGTCGATATCGCAGTGGATCCTTCAATGCCTCTGGGCTCCAGGGCCAGGCTGGTGGGCCGGGTGCACCAGGACCAGCCTCGGGTGCTGACCCGCATGGAACCTATCCCTCCTAATGCCACGGGGAGGCCCAATGCCAACGATGCCCAGGTTCTGATGTGGAGACCAAGGAGAGGGCCCCCACTTGTCGTCATACCACCCAAATAG
- the fam78bb gene encoding protein FAM78B isoform X2, with product MGCIQSIACNKSRIKRENIVVYDLSATIDHCPTVIEENSPIVLRYKTPYFKASARIVMPPIPRNETWVVGWIQACTQMEFYNTYGDVGMSSWELPQLREGLVRAISDSDGVSYPWYGNTTETVTIVGPTSKPSRFVVSMNDNFYPSVTWAVPVSESNTPLLTNIKRDQSFTTWLVALNTTSREKILLHTIKWRMRVDIAVDPSMPLGSRARLVGRVHQDQPRVLTRMEPIPPNATGRPNANDAQVLMWRPRRGPPLVVIPPK from the exons ATGGGCTGCATCCAGAGCATAGCCTGTAACAAGTCACGCATCAAACGAGAAAACATAGTGGTGTACGACCTGTCCGCCACCATAGACCACTGCCCGACCGTCATTGAGGAGAACTCGCCTATAGTGCTTCGGTACAAGACACCCTACTTTAAAGCCTCGGCGCGGATTGTGATGCCCCCCATCCCGCGCAATGAGACATGGGTGGTGGGCTGGATCCAGGCGTGCACCCAGATGGAATTTTACAACACCTATGGAGACGTCGGCAT GTCGAGCTGGGAGCTGCCTCAGCTGAGAGAAGGCCTGGTGAGGGCCATCAGCGACTCAGACGGCGTGAGCTACCCCTGGTATGGAAATACAACAGAGACTGTCACCATAGTGGGCCCCACCTCCAAGCCGTCCCGCTTCGTCGTCAGTATGAATGACAATTTCTATCCAAGTGTCACCTGGGCTGTGCCGGTTAGTGAATCCAACACGCCCTTACTGACTAACATCAAAAGGGACCAGAGCTTCACCACCTGGCTGGTGGCACTCAACACCACGTCCAGGGAAAAGATCCTGCTTCACACCATCAAGTGGAGGATGAGGGTCGATATCGCAGTGGATCCTTCAATGCCTCTGGGCTCCAGGGCCAGGCTGGTGGGCCGGGTGCACCAGGACCAGCCTCGGGTGCTGACCCGCATGGAACCTATCCCTCCTAATGCCACGGGGAGGCCCAATGCCAACGATGCCCAGGTTCTGATGTGGAGACCAAGGAGAGGGCCCCCACTTGTCGTCATACCACCCAAATAG
- the slc35a3a gene encoding solute carrier family 35 member A3a produces MASSRLKYLSLGVLVFQTTSLVLTMRYSRTLQSEGPRYLASSAVVVAEVMKILTCVLLVFKEHSYSMRALNSILRQEIVHKPIETLKLAIPSGIYTLQNNLLYVALSNLDAATYQVTYQLKILTTALFSVSMLGRRLGVYQWLSLLILMAGVALVQWPSDSAAAPEKEAPSAGSQFVGVTAVLVACCSSGFAGVYFEKILKESKQSVWVRNIQLGMFGLVFGLFGMLAYDGERVKESGMFQGYNTITWTVVALQALGGLVIAAVIKYADNILKGFATSLSIILSTLISYFWLQDFDPTGVFFLGAILVIMATFLYGYEGKPSPNPSRA; encoded by the exons ATGGCTTCGTCCCGGCTGAAGTACCTCTCTCTGGGCGTGCTGGTGTTCCAGACCACCTCCCTGGTGCTCACCATGCGCTACTCCCGCACCCTGCAGTCCGAGGGCCCGCGCTATCTGGCCTCCTCGGCTGTGGTGGTGGCCGAGGTCATGAAGATCCTCACCTGTGTGCTGCTCGTCTTTAAGGAGCACA GTTATAGCATGCGAGCTCTGAACAGCATCCTGCGTCAGGAAATTGTCCATAAACCCATAGAAACACTGAAGCTGGCAATCCCCTCGGGGATCTACACACTGCAGAACAACCTGCTGTACGTCGCCCTGTCCAACCTGGACGCAGCCACCTACCAG GTGACGTACCAGCTGAAGATCCTGACCACGGCTCTGTTCTCAGTGTCCATGCTGGGCCGCAGGCTGGGCGTCTACCAGTGGCTCTCCTTGCTGATTCTTATGGCCGGAGTGGCTCTTGTGCAG TGGCCCTcggactctgctgctgctccggAGAAGGAGGCCCCGTCTGCAGGCTCTCAGTTTGTCGGTGTGACGGCGGTTCTGGTGGCGTGCTGCTCCAGCGGGTTCGCCGGTGTCTACTTTGAGAAGATCCTGAAGGAGAGCAAACAAAGCGTCTGGGTCCGCAACATCCAGCTAG ggaTGTTTGGCCTGGTATTTGGCCTTTTCGGGATGCTGGCCTACGATGGGGAGAGGGTGAAGGAGTCGGGAATGTTCCAGGGTTACAACACGATCACCTGGACTGTTGTAGCGCTGCAG GCGCTGGGTGGTCTGGTCATAGCAGCGGTCATCAAGTATGCAGACAACATCCTCAAGGGCTTTGCTACATCGCTCTCCATCATCCTGTCAACTCTTATATCGTACTTCTGGCTGCAGGACTTCGACCCCACCGG CGTCTTCTTCCTGGGGGCCATTTTGGTCATCATGGCCACTTTCTTGTACGGCTATGAAGGCAAGCCGTCCCCCAACCCCAGCAGGGCGTAG